The Flavobacterium commune genome contains a region encoding:
- a CDS encoding 2-hydroxyacid dehydrogenase — translation MKHPILPIKSRIAFFSTQAYDKVFFEKYNVDYGYELDFFDTQLNEQTAKLISNTDVICVFVNDVVNEAVIKQLAERKVRIIALRCAGFNNVDLEAAKKYNLKVCRVPAYSPEAVAEHAMAMILTLNRKTHKAYNRVREQNFSLNGLLGFDLHGKTVGIIGTGNIGKAFAKIVTGFGCKVLAFDIVTDSEMEKNGVTFVSLETIFKESDIISLHCPLNEKTKHLIDKKSLSMMKEHVMIINTSRGALIQTLDVIEALKKGKIGYLGIDVYEQEEKLFFRDLSEDIIQDDAIQRLMSFPNVLVTAHQAFFTNEALTQIALVTFSNIESLLTQNDIDNKAALLV, via the coding sequence ATGAAACACCCTATTTTACCAATAAAATCAAGAATTGCTTTTTTCTCAACCCAAGCTTATGATAAAGTTTTCTTTGAAAAGTATAATGTTGATTATGGTTACGAATTAGATTTTTTTGACACCCAATTAAACGAGCAAACGGCGAAATTAATTAGTAATACTGATGTTATTTGTGTTTTTGTAAATGATGTAGTCAATGAGGCAGTCATCAAACAACTGGCAGAAAGAAAGGTGCGAATCATTGCTTTGCGTTGTGCAGGTTTTAATAATGTAGATTTAGAAGCTGCCAAAAAATATAATCTAAAAGTATGTCGCGTACCTGCTTATTCTCCTGAAGCGGTTGCTGAACATGCGATGGCAATGATTTTGACATTAAACAGAAAAACGCATAAGGCCTACAATCGGGTTCGGGAACAAAATTTCTCCTTAAACGGATTGTTGGGTTTTGATTTACATGGCAAAACGGTTGGGATTATTGGAACTGGAAATATCGGGAAAGCATTTGCTAAGATTGTAACAGGTTTTGGTTGCAAAGTCTTGGCTTTTGACATCGTTACCGATTCTGAAATGGAGAAGAACGGAGTAACTTTTGTCTCATTAGAAACTATTTTTAAAGAATCGGATATTATTTCGTTGCATTGTCCGTTGAATGAAAAAACCAAACATCTTATTGATAAAAAATCACTTTCGATGATGAAAGAGCATGTGATGATTATCAATACCAGTCGTGGAGCTTTAATTCAAACTTTGGATGTGATTGAAGCATTGAAAAAAGGAAAAATAGGTTATTTAGGAATTGATGTTTACGAACAGGAAGAAAAACTTTTTTTCAGAGATCTGTCGGAAGATATTATTCAGGACGATGCTATTCAGCGTTTAATGAGCTTCCCGAATGTTCTGGTTACAGCCCATCAGGCTTTTTTTACCAATGAAGCGTTGACGCAGATCGCTTTAGTAACTTTTAGTAATATTGAATCACTACTTACTCAAAATGATATTGATAACAAAGCTGCTTTGTTGGTTTAA
- a CDS encoding PspC family transcriptional regulator, whose protein sequence is MSAIIKLKFFFEKYGFHVSSRLADKLGMRVTSVRLFFIYISFVTVGLGFGVYLTLAFWIRLKDLIRAKRTSVFDL, encoded by the coding sequence ATGTCGGCTATAATCAAACTTAAGTTTTTTTTCGAAAAATATGGTTTTCATGTTTCTTCACGTCTTGCCGATAAACTGGGCATGCGGGTTACAAGTGTGCGTTTGTTTTTTATTTATATTTCTTTTGTAACCGTTGGATTAGGATTTGGAGTGTATTTAACACTTGCATTTTGGATTCGACTAAAGGATTTGATTAGAGCTAAACGGACATCAGTTTTTGATTTATAA
- a CDS encoding amino acid permease → MSIWNKKPLIKLLAEAEDSEKGLKRTLTAWSLIALGIGAIIGAGLFVRTATAAAQSAGPSVTLAFVVAAIGCALAGLCYAELSSSIPISGSAYTYTYATMGEFLAWIIGWDLILEYAVGGATVGIAWSEYLNDLLVNILHTSPIPYEFSHSPFQTSPEGVQGIINLPALFIVTVISLLLIKGIQESAFVNGLIVILKTTIVILIIYIGWKFINPVNHTPYIPQSSVFTDEHGIDHSFGGIMGILGAAGTVFFAFIGFDAVSTAAQETKNPKKAMPIGILGSLAICTVLYILFAHVLTGVATVEDFRTGGKEASVAFAINKYMIGYEWLGEFVTIAILAGFSSVILVLLLGQSRVFYAMGRDGLLPKMFSDIHPKFKTPYKANLAILIIVGGFAAFIPGDIVGDMTSIGTLFAFVLVCISVIILRKKEPDMVREFKTPFVPFVPILGALVCLAMMYGLGWVNWMRLFIWMGLGVIVYFSFSRKNSVLNNPEEKK, encoded by the coding sequence ATGTCTATTTGGAACAAGAAACCACTAATCAAACTCTTAGCCGAAGCAGAAGATTCTGAAAAAGGATTAAAAAGAACCCTTACAGCCTGGTCTTTAATCGCTTTAGGAATTGGAGCAATTATTGGCGCCGGATTATTTGTAAGAACCGCTACAGCCGCAGCACAAAGTGCCGGTCCATCAGTAACCTTAGCCTTTGTTGTTGCAGCCATTGGTTGTGCTTTGGCAGGACTTTGCTATGCCGAATTATCTTCTTCAATACCTATTTCGGGAAGTGCCTACACTTATACCTATGCAACAATGGGCGAATTTCTGGCCTGGATTATTGGCTGGGATTTAATTTTAGAATATGCTGTAGGAGGAGCCACAGTAGGAATTGCCTGGAGTGAATACCTTAATGATTTATTGGTAAACATTTTACATACCAGCCCAATCCCCTATGAATTCTCACACTCCCCATTTCAAACTTCTCCGGAAGGTGTTCAGGGAATCATTAATTTACCGGCTTTATTTATAGTTACAGTTATTAGCTTATTATTAATTAAAGGAATTCAGGAATCGGCTTTTGTTAACGGTTTAATTGTTATTCTAAAAACAACTATCGTAATCCTTATCATATATATCGGATGGAAATTCATTAATCCGGTTAATCACACTCCATACATACCGCAAAGTTCTGTTTTTACTGACGAACATGGAATTGATCATTCTTTTGGAGGAATAATGGGAATCCTTGGAGCAGCCGGTACCGTTTTCTTCGCTTTCATTGGCTTTGATGCGGTAAGTACTGCAGCACAGGAAACCAAAAACCCAAAAAAGGCAATGCCAATTGGAATCTTAGGTTCATTAGCAATCTGTACCGTGTTATATATTCTTTTTGCACACGTTCTTACAGGTGTTGCTACAGTAGAAGATTTTAGAACAGGCGGTAAAGAAGCCTCAGTAGCATTTGCCATAAACAAATACATGATAGGATATGAATGGCTTGGAGAATTTGTTACGATAGCTATTCTGGCAGGATTCTCTTCGGTAATTCTGGTTTTACTTTTAGGACAATCAAGAGTTTTTTATGCTATGGGTAGAGATGGATTATTGCCTAAAATGTTTAGCGATATACATCCTAAATTCAAAACGCCATACAAAGCCAATCTTGCAATTCTTATAATCGTTGGCGGATTTGCGGCATTTATTCCCGGAGACATCGTAGGAGACATGACCAGTATAGGAACTTTATTTGCATTTGTTCTTGTTTGCATCTCGGTAATTATTCTAAGAAAAAAAGAGCCCGATATGGTTCGCGAATTCAAAACCCCATTTGTACCATTTGTACCAATACTAGGTGCTCTTGTATGCTTAGCAATGATGTACGGACTGGGATGGGTAAACTGGATGCGACTTTTTATCTGGATGGGACTTGGAGTCATTGTCTATTTTTCTTTTAGTAGAAAAAACAGTGTTTTAAACAATCCCGAAGAGAAAAAATAA
- a CDS encoding DUF2851 family protein, translating to MKEDFLHYLWKFRKFDTLYLKTTAGQEISIITVGQYLQQAGPDFFNAQISIGNQKWAGNVEIHLKSSDWYVHHHENDMAYENVILHVVWEHDVEVFRKNNSEIPVLELKNYVSKEVLANYQRLVAPKSWIFCEKQLKYFDDFVLKNWQERLFFERLERKSKAIYDLLEQTNRDWEAVLFCMLAKNFGLNTNGEVFLKIAQSIPFSVIRKESFEVENLEALLFGQAALLQAEKEDTYFKDLKFRYFYLLHKYQLESKNEGQVQFFKHRPDNFPTIRLSQLAHLYHIHQNLFSKINSVSSIATIYQLFQLGTSVYWETHYQFDKVSPKKSKKLSRSFVDLVLINTIIPIQFAYAKSLGKEVTEDLMAMLVEVAPEKNAIIDKFESFGVKASNSFETQSLLQLKNEYCVSGKCLDCAIGMELLKSG from the coding sequence ATGAAAGAAGATTTTTTACATTATCTCTGGAAATTCAGGAAGTTTGATACGCTCTATTTAAAAACTACCGCCGGGCAGGAAATTTCAATTATTACTGTTGGTCAGTATTTGCAGCAAGCAGGTCCTGATTTTTTTAATGCTCAAATTTCCATTGGAAACCAAAAGTGGGCGGGTAATGTCGAAATTCACCTGAAATCATCGGACTGGTATGTGCATCATCATGAAAATGACATGGCTTATGAAAATGTAATTCTTCATGTAGTTTGGGAACATGATGTGGAAGTTTTTAGAAAAAACAATTCGGAGATTCCGGTTTTGGAACTTAAGAATTATGTTAGTAAGGAAGTTTTAGCTAATTATCAAAGATTAGTTGCACCAAAATCATGGATTTTTTGCGAAAAACAACTAAAGTATTTTGATGATTTTGTTTTGAAAAATTGGCAGGAACGTTTGTTTTTTGAACGGTTAGAGCGAAAATCAAAGGCTATATATGATTTATTAGAACAAACCAATAGGGATTGGGAAGCTGTCTTGTTTTGTATGCTGGCTAAAAATTTCGGTTTGAATACTAATGGTGAAGTTTTTCTGAAAATTGCCCAATCAATTCCTTTTTCAGTTATAAGAAAAGAAAGTTTTGAAGTCGAAAATTTAGAAGCGCTATTGTTTGGTCAAGCGGCTTTATTGCAGGCAGAAAAGGAAGATACTTATTTTAAGGATTTAAAATTTCGCTATTTTTATTTGCTTCACAAATACCAATTGGAATCTAAAAATGAAGGACAAGTACAGTTTTTTAAACATCGTCCGGATAATTTTCCCACGATTCGATTGTCACAATTGGCTCATTTGTATCATATTCATCAAAATCTTTTTTCGAAAATTAATAGTGTTTCTTCGATAGCAACTATTTATCAATTGTTTCAACTGGGAACTTCGGTTTATTGGGAAACGCATTATCAATTTGATAAAGTGAGTCCGAAGAAGTCAAAGAAATTATCAAGATCTTTTGTCGATTTAGTATTGATTAATACGATTATCCCTATTCAGTTTGCGTATGCTAAAAGTCTGGGAAAGGAAGTGACTGAGGATTTGATGGCAATGTTAGTGGAGGTTGCTCCTGAGAAAAATGCAATTATTGATAAGTTTGAATCGTTTGGTGTAAAAGCCAGTAATTCGTTTGAAACACAATCTTTGTTGCAATTAAAGAATGAATATTGTGTTAGCGGAAAATGTTTAGACTGTGCTATAGGAATGGAGTTGTTGAAGAGTGGTTAA
- a CDS encoding putative porin has product MRILFFLYFLVLPTLLFSQVDSREDTPKRSFSDRLKGANSKDKDTTKVASIDMYRFITLERDTTYLDTSLTIDKEYSHNFLRRDLFGLLAFPNEGQAYNTLYYNLGQNSPYPEFGFKAKHFNFLEANQIRYGSVATPVTELFFKSTLGRGHSVDSYFTLNLSPNLNLSIAYKGLRSEGKYINQLTSIGSFRFTASYNNASKRYYLNAHFTGQDALNEENGGITTIEDFESEDPDFQNRQRLQVYLTDAESFLKAKRIFADHSFRINPTQGDNNLYVSHQLNYENKFFEYFQPTILSAVGTQSVKRFGDAIVTSNLKDQTHYNKMYNKAAVMYENNLLGKFQFYIDDYRSNFYYNRILIRDTDTISSVLSRNINSVGGQYEYWKNKWHGKFLLSRSITAQSISNLEAKLNYDLNDDFQFVFGYQNLSKLPNDNYNLYQSNYVNYNWSNNFKNEKINVLSGSAVTPWFEASLQLSALTDYLYFENTAVDELQQIVTPNQFGGTIKYLSLKLNKELTFGKFALNNTLLYQKVDQQQAVLNVPEFVTRNTIYYTNYFFHKALFLQAGVTLNYFTNYFANDYNPVIGEFFVQQNKQIGNYPNLDFFINAKIQRTRVYLKAEHFNAAYTGNNYYSAPNNPYRDMTIRFGLIWNFFN; this is encoded by the coding sequence ATGAGAATTCTCTTTTTTCTATATTTTTTAGTTCTGCCTACATTGTTGTTTTCTCAAGTAGATTCAAGAGAAGATACACCTAAAAGGAGTTTTTCGGATCGGTTAAAAGGGGCAAATAGCAAGGATAAAGACACAACTAAGGTTGCGTCAATAGATATGTACCGATTTATTACCTTAGAAAGAGATACAACTTATTTAGATACTTCGCTAACCATTGACAAGGAATACAGTCATAATTTTCTCCGTAGAGATCTTTTTGGATTATTAGCTTTTCCTAATGAAGGACAAGCTTATAACACACTTTATTATAATTTAGGACAAAATTCACCTTATCCTGAATTTGGTTTTAAGGCAAAGCATTTCAATTTTTTAGAAGCCAATCAAATTCGATATGGCTCGGTTGCGACTCCTGTAACCGAATTGTTTTTTAAATCCACTTTAGGGAGAGGGCATTCAGTCGATTCTTATTTTACGTTGAATCTTTCGCCAAATTTGAATTTATCCATTGCTTACAAAGGATTGCGTTCAGAAGGGAAGTATATTAATCAGTTAACCAGTATAGGTAGTTTTAGGTTTACAGCCAGTTATAACAATGCCAGTAAACGTTATTATTTGAATGCACATTTTACAGGTCAGGATGCTTTAAATGAGGAAAATGGAGGAATAACAACTATAGAGGATTTTGAAAGTGAAGATCCTGATTTTCAAAACAGACAGCGTTTGCAGGTCTATTTGACCGATGCGGAATCTTTTTTGAAAGCCAAACGCATTTTTGCCGATCATAGTTTTAGAATCAATCCAACTCAGGGGGATAATAATTTATATGTGTCACACCAGCTGAATTATGAGAATAAGTTTTTTGAATATTTTCAGCCAACAATACTTTCTGCGGTTGGAACACAATCTGTAAAACGATTTGGTGATGCCATTGTGACTTCTAATTTAAAAGACCAAACACATTACAATAAGATGTATAACAAAGCGGCTGTAATGTATGAGAATAATTTGTTGGGAAAATTTCAGTTTTATATAGATGATTATCGTAGTAATTTTTATTACAATCGAATATTGATTAGAGATACAGATACTATTTCGTCGGTTCTATCCCGAAATATCAATAGTGTTGGGGGACAATACGAATATTGGAAAAATAAATGGCATGGGAAATTTTTGCTTTCCAGATCAATTACAGCTCAGTCCATATCTAATTTAGAAGCCAAATTAAATTATGATTTGAATGACGATTTCCAGTTTGTTTTTGGATACCAAAATCTGAGTAAGTTGCCTAACGATAATTATAATTTGTACCAAAGTAATTATGTAAACTACAACTGGTCGAATAATTTTAAAAACGAAAAAATCAATGTGTTAAGCGGAAGTGCTGTTACGCCTTGGTTTGAGGCTTCGTTACAGTTGTCGGCTTTAACGGATTATTTGTATTTTGAAAATACAGCCGTCGATGAATTGCAACAAATAGTTACACCTAACCAATTTGGCGGAACGATTAAATACCTTTCTCTTAAATTAAACAAGGAGTTGACTTTTGGGAAATTTGCTTTAAACAATACCCTTTTGTATCAAAAAGTCGATCAGCAGCAAGCGGTATTAAATGTGCCTGAATTTGTAACCAGAAATACAATTTACTATACTAATTATTTCTTTCATAAAGCATTGTTTCTTCAGGCAGGAGTTACTTTGAATTATTTTACGAATTATTTTGCCAACGATTATAATCCTGTTATTGGAGAGTTTTTTGTGCAGCAAAACAAACAAATAGGTAATTATCCTAATCTGGATTTCTTTATTAACGCTAAAATCCAAAGAACAAGAGTTTATCTAAAAGCGGAACACTTTAATGCGGCTTACACAGGAAACAATTATTATTCGGCTCCTAATAATCCGTATCGTGATATGACGATTCGTTTTGGTTTGATTTGGAATTTCTTTAATTAG
- a CDS encoding ribonuclease HII, whose translation MLASTFSKLILEAGTDEAGRGCLAGPVTAAAIILPTNFSNSILNDSKQLSEKVREKLRPIIEDEAVTFAVTHLFPDEIDEINILNASMKGMQESVLKLNIVPEFIIVDGNRSLNAKLGLKNTTGKQFTIEEIELLKSIPNQSIIKGDSKYLSIAAASVLAKTYRDEYMNRIHEEFPMYNWKKNKGYPTKEHREAIRKYGTTKYHRMSFRLLPEQLALDL comes from the coding sequence ATGCTTGCCTCTACTTTTTCAAAATTGATTCTTGAAGCCGGAACCGACGAAGCGGGTCGTGGTTGCCTTGCCGGGCCTGTTACTGCTGCTGCAATAATTCTACCAACAAATTTTAGCAATTCTATTTTAAACGACAGTAAACAACTTTCTGAAAAAGTTAGAGAAAAATTACGTCCCATAATCGAAGATGAAGCAGTTACTTTTGCTGTAACTCATTTATTTCCTGATGAAATTGACGAAATCAACATCTTGAACGCTTCGATGAAAGGCATGCAGGAATCCGTTTTGAAATTAAATATCGTTCCTGAATTTATTATTGTGGATGGGAACAGAAGTTTGAATGCCAAATTAGGTTTAAAAAACACCACTGGAAAACAATTCACCATTGAGGAAATCGAATTATTAAAATCAATTCCGAATCAAAGTATTATAAAAGGCGACTCCAAATATTTAAGCATTGCTGCGGCTTCTGTTTTGGCAAAAACTTATCGTGATGAATATATGAACCGAATTCACGAAGAATTTCCTATGTACAATTGGAAAAAAAACAAAGGCTATCCTACTAAAGAACACCGCGAAGCTATCCGAAAATATGGCACGACAAAATACCACAGAATGAGTTTTAGATTGTTGCCGGAACAACTTGCTTTAGATTTATAG
- a CDS encoding 3'-5' exonuclease, with the protein MTFTAIDFETATAFHPCSVGIVTVENGIIVDEFVTLIQPPNNLYNPYTIQVHGIYPSDTARAKNFLQVFPEIQKRLQNRVVVAHNESFDRNVLLKSMDYYGLDYGNLNIASRWECTVKIYKAKGIKPTKLSDCCREMKIQLNHHEALSDARACAQLYLKR; encoded by the coding sequence ATGACCTTTACCGCTATAGATTTTGAAACCGCTACAGCTTTTCATCCCTGTTCTGTAGGGATTGTTACTGTAGAAAATGGGATTATTGTGGACGAATTTGTTACTTTGATTCAACCGCCAAATAATCTTTATAATCCTTATACAATTCAGGTTCACGGAATTTATCCAAGTGACACAGCCAGGGCTAAAAATTTTCTTCAGGTATTTCCGGAAATTCAAAAACGCCTTCAAAATAGAGTGGTTGTAGCGCACAACGAGAGTTTTGATCGCAATGTTTTGTTAAAGTCGATGGATTATTATGGTTTGGATTACGGTAATTTGAATATTGCTTCCCGTTGGGAATGTACCGTGAAAATTTATAAGGCAAAAGGAATAAAACCTACCAAGCTCAGTGATTGTTGCCGCGAAATGAAAATCCAACTGAATCATCACGAAGCATTGTCTGATGCCAGGGCTTGCGCTCAATTGTATTTGAAGCGATAA
- the lipB gene encoding lipoyl(octanoyl) transferase LipB — protein sequence MNKKIQLQDLGNKDYKSTWEYQEELFKGIVDLKIQNRREETNLPTPNYFLFVEHPHVYTLGKSGDFENLLLSEKQLEAKGATFYKINRGGDITYHGPGQIVGYPILDLENFFTDIHKYLRFLEEAIILTLAEYGIESGRSDGETGVWLGVGTPFARKICAMGVRASRWVTMHGFALNVNADLGYFDNIIPCGIRGKAVTTLNVELGVEKVDEEEVKAKILKHFTDLFEAEF from the coding sequence ATGAATAAAAAAATCCAACTTCAAGATTTAGGCAATAAGGATTATAAATCAACCTGGGAATATCAGGAAGAATTATTCAAAGGAATTGTCGATTTAAAAATCCAAAACCGCAGAGAGGAAACTAATCTTCCTACGCCTAATTATTTCCTTTTTGTAGAGCATCCGCATGTATATACCTTGGGGAAAAGTGGTGATTTTGAAAATTTATTGTTATCCGAAAAGCAATTGGAAGCAAAAGGAGCTACTTTCTACAAAATCAATCGTGGAGGGGATATTACCTATCACGGTCCGGGACAAATTGTAGGTTATCCTATTCTTGACCTGGAAAATTTCTTTACTGATATTCATAAATACCTGCGTTTTCTGGAGGAAGCCATTATTCTGACTTTAGCTGAATACGGAATCGAATCTGGACGCAGCGATGGCGAAACAGGAGTTTGGCTTGGAGTAGGAACGCCATTTGCCCGTAAAATTTGTGCTATGGGTGTGCGCGCTTCGCGTTGGGTAACCATGCACGGATTTGCCCTAAACGTCAATGCCGATTTGGGTTATTTTGATAATATTATTCCTTGTGGGATTCGAGGAAAAGCGGTGACTACTTTAAATGTAGAACTCGGTGTCGAAAAAGTAGATGAGGAAGAAGTGAAAGCAAAAATCCTGAAACATTTTACAGATTTATTCGAAGCGGAATTTTAA
- the lysS gene encoding lysine--tRNA ligase — MALSEQEIIRREKLQSLRNLGINPYPANLFPVNHTSKQIKESFEEGKKVIVAGRLMSVRDQGKACFAELQDSEGRIQLYVNRDVLCEGDDKTLYNQVFKKLTDLGDFIGIEGELFTTQVGAKCIRVSGFTFLSKTLRPLPLPKVDEDGKVHDAFNDAELRYRMRYVDLTVNQNVKDTFIKRTKLFNAMRGFFNDAGYLEVETPVLQAIPGGAAARPFITHHNSLDIPLYMRIANELYLKRLIVGGFDGVYEFSKNFRNEGMDRTHNPEFTAMEIYVAYKDYNWMMEFTEKLLEHCAIGVNGTSEATFGEHQISFKAPYARVTMTDSIKHFTGFDISGKSEAELYEAAKGMGIEVDETMGKGKLIDEIFGAKCEGNYIQPTFITDYPKEMSPLCKEHRDNPDLTERFELMVCGKEVANAYSELNDPIDQRERFEDQMRLAAKGDDEANGIIDEDFLRALEYGMPPTSGLGIGMDRLMMFLTNNASIQEVLLFPQMRPEKKQASVELSDEEKFIVDLLKKSENKMDLTQLKITANLSGKKWDASMKNLSKHGLTKVAVEGESKVVELVG; from the coding sequence ATGGCATTATCAGAACAAGAAATCATCCGAAGAGAAAAACTTCAATCTTTACGCAACTTGGGAATCAACCCTTATCCTGCTAATCTTTTTCCTGTAAATCATACTTCGAAGCAGATTAAGGAATCATTTGAAGAAGGTAAGAAAGTGATTGTTGCCGGGCGTTTGATGAGTGTGAGAGATCAGGGAAAGGCTTGTTTTGCTGAATTACAGGATAGTGAGGGGCGTATTCAATTGTACGTGAATCGCGATGTTTTGTGTGAAGGTGATGACAAAACATTGTACAACCAAGTATTCAAAAAATTGACCGATTTAGGTGATTTTATTGGTATTGAAGGCGAATTGTTTACTACACAGGTTGGTGCGAAATGTATTCGTGTGAGCGGATTTACTTTCTTGAGTAAAACTTTGCGTCCGCTTCCTTTGCCAAAAGTAGATGAAGATGGAAAAGTTCACGATGCTTTTAACGATGCCGAATTGCGTTACCGTATGCGTTATGTGGATTTAACAGTGAACCAAAACGTAAAAGATACTTTTATCAAAAGAACGAAATTGTTCAACGCTATGCGTGGATTCTTTAATGACGCTGGGTATCTTGAAGTAGAAACTCCGGTTTTGCAAGCAATTCCGGGTGGTGCTGCAGCGCGTCCGTTTATTACGCATCATAACTCATTGGACATTCCATTGTACATGCGTATTGCGAATGAGTTGTATTTAAAAAGATTGATTGTTGGTGGATTTGATGGTGTATATGAGTTTTCGAAAAACTTCCGTAACGAAGGAATGGACAGAACCCACAACCCGGAATTCACGGCAATGGAAATATATGTAGCCTACAAAGACTACAACTGGATGATGGAATTCACCGAGAAATTGTTAGAGCATTGCGCTATTGGCGTGAATGGTACCAGCGAAGCTACTTTTGGCGAACACCAAATTAGTTTCAAAGCGCCTTATGCCCGTGTAACGATGACCGATTCTATCAAACATTTCACCGGTTTTGATATTTCCGGTAAAAGTGAAGCCGAATTGTACGAAGCTGCTAAAGGAATGGGAATTGAGGTTGACGAAACCATGGGTAAAGGAAAACTGATTGATGAAATTTTTGGAGCTAAATGTGAAGGAAATTATATTCAGCCTACATTCATTACCGATTATCCAAAAGAAATGTCGCCTTTGTGTAAAGAGCACCGTGACAATCCGGATTTGACGGAGCGTTTTGAATTAATGGTTTGTGGTAAAGAAGTTGCCAATGCGTACTCTGAACTAAACGACCCAATTGACCAAAGAGAACGTTTTGAAGACCAAATGCGTCTGGCTGCCAAAGGTGATGATGAAGCTAATGGAATTATCGATGAAGATTTCTTAAGAGCATTAGAATACGGAATGCCACCAACATCTGGTTTAGGAATTGGAATGGATCGCTTGATGATGTTCTTGACGAATAATGCTTCTATCCAGGAAGTATTATTGTTCCCTCAAATGCGTCCTGAGAAAAAACAAGCGTCAGTAGAACTTTCTGATGAAGAAAAATTCATTGTAGATTTATTGAAAAAAAGTGAAAATAAAATGGATTTGACGCAATTAAAAATTACTGCAAATTTAAGCGGTAAAAAATGGGATGCGTCTATGAAAAACTTATCTAAACACGGTTTGACTAAAGTAGCTGTTGAAGGTGAAAGCAAAGTAGTGGAATTAGTGGGATAA
- a CDS encoding ComEA family DNA-binding protein, which translates to MNFKTIRNYFNFSKDQQKGIFLLFFVIIVLQLACYFMDFKTTSVIDSEGKKWLALEAPIDSIEHHLKDSVPKIYPFNPNFITDYKGYKLGMSVAEIDRLHTFREGNKYVNSAKEFQAVTGVSDSLLKVIAPYFKFPDWVKNKPTSKLVAFSNTKSEHFSRKEKIVVKDINQATQEDLIKVYGIGDAISMRILKFKESLGGFVSMEQMKDVWGLSPEVIEHLNASFKVGTTSNIKKIDINNASVKELAQFPYFKYSLAREIVIYRSMNGDIKNASDLTKIKGMSIENANIIALYLDF; encoded by the coding sequence ATGAATTTTAAAACAATCAGGAACTATTTTAATTTTTCGAAAGACCAACAAAAGGGAATCTTTTTGTTGTTTTTTGTGATTATTGTATTGCAATTGGCTTGTTATTTTATGGATTTTAAAACCACGTCCGTAATTGATTCAGAGGGGAAAAAATGGCTTGCACTTGAGGCCCCAATAGATTCAATAGAACATCATTTAAAGGATAGTGTTCCTAAAATATACCCTTTTAATCCTAATTTTATCACCGATTATAAAGGGTATAAGTTAGGGATGTCGGTAGCGGAAATAGACAGATTACATACTTTTAGGGAAGGAAATAAATATGTGAATTCGGCCAAGGAATTTCAGGCAGTAACCGGAGTTTCGGATTCTTTGTTAAAAGTGATAGCGCCTTATTTTAAATTTCCTGATTGGGTAAAAAATAAACCGACATCTAAATTAGTTGCCTTTTCGAATACAAAATCAGAACATTTTTCGAGAAAAGAAAAAATAGTTGTGAAAGATATTAATCAGGCGACTCAGGAAGATTTGATTAAAGTCTATGGAATAGGAGATGCAATTTCGATGCGAATTTTGAAATTTAAAGAAAGTTTGGGCGGATTTGTTTCGATGGAACAAATGAAAGATGTCTGGGGTTTGTCGCCCGAAGTGATTGAACATTTGAATGCTTCTTTTAAGGTTGGAACGACTTCGAATATAAAAAAAATCGATATTAATAATGCTTCCGTAAAAGAATTAGCGCAGTTTCCGTATTTCAAATATAGCTTGGCTAGAGAGATTGTGATTTACAGGAGTATGAATGGAGATATTAAAAATGCAAGCGATTTAACAAAAATTAAAGGAATGTCTATTGAGAATGCAAATATTATAGCCTTATATTTGGACTTTTAA